In the Lysinibacillus sp. PLM2 genome, one interval contains:
- the spxA_1 gene encoding regulatory protein Spx, translating into MAVTIYTQSSCSSSRKAIKWLKENHIDFVEKRITSQPLSLMEFKNILRMTEDGTDEIIATNSNDFKNLNVDIEQLSIQELYNLIQKHPRMLRSPILLDEKRIQVGYNEMDIRRFIPRKVRAYELNAMQRLASQI; encoded by the coding sequence ATGGCAGTTACTATTTACACACAATCTAGCTGTTCCTCATCACGAAAAGCAATCAAATGGTTAAAAGAAAATCATATCGATTTTGTTGAAAAACGAATCACTTCTCAGCCTCTATCACTAATGGAATTTAAAAACATTTTACGAATGACTGAGGATGGAACAGATGAAATTATTGCAACAAACTCAAATGACTTCAAAAATCTTAATGTCGATATCGAACAGTTATCAATTCAAGAATTATACAATTTAATCCAAAAACATCCACGTATGCTACGCAGTCCAATCTTACTAGATGAAAAACGAATTCAAGTGGGCTATAATGAAATGGATATTCGTCGTTTTATTCCGCGTAAGGTTCGTGCGTATGAATTAAATGCGATGCAAAGGCTTGCTAGTCAGATATAA
- a CDS encoding transcriptional regulator: MDNQRNQHLSSLFEVVSSLERKWANEWNQKNQLGFSKSHILLLDLLAKEGPKRPSAIAERLKVTTGGVTVLTNKLINAGFIEKTQSNADRRASQIAITPEGERILKESRDQITKLVESMFGMLSNDEIKTLHTIFERLLNGK; encoded by the coding sequence ATGGATAACCAAAGAAACCAACACCTTTCATCACTATTTGAAGTTGTCTCTTCATTAGAGCGAAAATGGGCAAATGAATGGAATCAAAAAAATCAATTAGGATTTTCAAAATCTCATATATTATTATTAGATTTATTGGCTAAGGAAGGTCCAAAACGTCCTTCTGCAATTGCTGAACGCCTAAAAGTTACAACTGGTGGCGTAACAGTGTTAACAAATAAACTGATTAATGCAGGGTTTATCGAAAAAACTCAAAGCAATGCAGATCGACGTGCTTCCCAAATTGCCATTACCCCTGAAGGCGAGAGAATTCTAAAAGAATCTAGAGACCAAATAACAAAACTGGTCGAATCCATGTTTGGTATGCTTTCAAATGATGAAATTAAAACATTACATACAATATTTGAGCGTCTACTTAACGGTAAATAA
- a CDS encoding peptidase M20: MSHLQLLDTYFSQHRSQHLEELFEFLSIPSISSLSEHKSDMVRAANWLANALKKLNIENVSIDETKGHPVVYGEWLHAEGKPTILFYGHYDVQPVDPLNLWDSEPFQPEIRGNKLYARGASDDKGQVFMHLKMIEALFATEGTLPVNVKFIYEGEEEIGSPNLPTYVEANKEKLAADIILISDTGLYAPGKPAVCYGLRGLTGVQINVRGAKSDLHSGLYGGGVQNAIHALAEILASFRDQHGKILVEGFYNNVLPLTEEERQAYQELNFDEGALKEEIGVKELFGESGFSYLEQTWARPTLEVNGVFGGFSGEGIKTVLPAEAGAKITCRLVPNQDPDEIVSLLRQHIEKHKPTGVDITIDEFDKGAPFLTPFDHPVIQAAGRSYEKIYQVPTAFIRGGGSIPIVASFDQILRLPVVLMGFGLNSENFHAPNEHFHLENFDKGLRVLGDYLHEIAKTTF; encoded by the coding sequence ATGAGTCACTTGCAATTACTTGATACGTATTTTTCACAACATCGATCACAGCATTTAGAGGAGCTTTTTGAATTTTTAAGTATTCCTAGTATCAGTTCACTTTCTGAGCATAAATCTGATATGGTACGTGCTGCTAATTGGTTAGCGAATGCACTAAAAAAGCTGAACATTGAGAATGTCTCTATTGATGAAACAAAGGGACATCCTGTTGTTTATGGTGAGTGGTTACACGCTGAAGGCAAACCAACCATTCTATTCTATGGCCATTATGATGTCCAACCTGTTGATCCATTAAACTTATGGGATTCTGAACCTTTCCAGCCAGAAATTCGCGGTAATAAACTTTATGCTCGAGGGGCATCTGACGATAAAGGCCAAGTATTCATGCACTTAAAAATGATAGAAGCCCTCTTTGCAACAGAAGGTACACTACCAGTCAACGTTAAATTTATATATGAGGGTGAAGAGGAAATCGGAAGCCCCAACCTTCCAACCTATGTGGAAGCGAACAAAGAAAAACTAGCGGCTGACATTATATTAATTTCAGATACTGGACTTTATGCACCTGGTAAACCAGCAGTATGCTATGGACTTCGTGGATTAACTGGTGTTCAAATTAATGTCCGCGGTGCAAAAAGTGATCTTCATTCTGGTTTATATGGTGGTGGTGTCCAAAATGCCATTCATGCATTAGCAGAAATTCTTGCTTCTTTCCGTGATCAACACGGGAAAATTCTAGTGGAAGGATTTTATAATAACGTTCTCCCACTTACAGAAGAGGAACGTCAAGCATACCAAGAATTGAATTTTGATGAGGGAGCATTAAAAGAAGAAATTGGCGTCAAAGAATTATTCGGAGAAAGTGGGTTCTCATACTTAGAACAAACGTGGGCACGCCCTACTTTAGAAGTAAACGGTGTATTCGGAGGATTTTCTGGGGAAGGCATAAAAACTGTACTCCCAGCTGAAGCAGGAGCAAAAATTACTTGTCGTCTAGTTCCAAATCAAGATCCAGATGAGATTGTTAGCTTACTTCGTCAACATATCGAAAAGCATAAACCAACCGGAGTGGATATTACAATAGATGAGTTTGACAAAGGCGCTCCATTCTTAACCCCTTTTGATCATCCCGTCATTCAGGCAGCAGGTCGTTCTTATGAAAAAATTTATCAGGTTCCTACCGCGTTTATCCGAGGGGGAGGTTCCATTCCAATTGTTGCATCATTCGATCAAATTTTAAGATTACCAGTTGTATTAATGGGATTTGGTCTAAATAGCGAAAACTTTCACGCACCAAATGAGCATTTTCACTTAGAAAACTTTGATAAAGGATTACGCGTTCTAGGAGATTATTTACATGAAATAGCAAAAACCACTTTTTAA
- the ctaB_1 gene encoding protoheme IX farnesyltransferase has protein sequence MRNYLDLWAKTVKTGIIKSNLIPMIAALMLALYTYELDFVENIPNIIFAFLGSALIIGAAGAFNNLYDRDIDIKMHRTKNRPTVTGDINIKLVLTVAIVMLIVGLSLLAITTWLAAFLGFLGVFFYVVPYTMWTKRRTIWNTEVGSISGAMPPLIGWAAVSPDIWHPAAWALFIIMVIWQMPHFYAIAIRKKDDYAAAEIPMLPVIKGIRRTYVQTNVYLIILTLTSFLFAPISWGLTLVSFILGVIWLWLSFVGYHKMEGKTWANKMFGYSLFFMTFEFATVIIYSTVAIFIS, from the coding sequence ATGCGAAACTACTTAGACTTATGGGCTAAGACAGTAAAAACGGGAATTATTAAATCAAATTTAATTCCGATGATTGCTGCACTTATGCTCGCTTTATATACGTACGAATTAGACTTCGTAGAAAACATCCCAAATATTATTTTTGCCTTTTTGGGAAGTGCTTTAATTATTGGGGCTGCGGGGGCATTTAATAATTTATATGATCGTGACATTGATATCAAAATGCATCGTACTAAAAACCGTCCAACAGTAACGGGCGATATAAATATAAAACTAGTACTTACTGTTGCGATTGTAATGCTAATAGTAGGTTTATCTCTACTAGCAATAACAACATGGTTAGCAGCATTTTTAGGTTTCCTAGGAGTATTCTTTTATGTTGTTCCTTATACAATGTGGACAAAGCGTAGAACGATATGGAACACAGAAGTAGGGAGTATTTCAGGAGCTATGCCGCCGTTAATTGGTTGGGCAGCAGTATCGCCTGACATTTGGCATCCAGCAGCCTGGGCGTTATTTATCATTATGGTAATTTGGCAAATGCCTCATTTTTATGCGATTGCAATTCGTAAAAAAGATGATTATGCTGCAGCTGAAATTCCAATGCTACCAGTTATTAAAGGAATCCGCAGAACCTATGTACAAACGAATGTTTATTTAATCATTCTTACATTAACAAGCTTTTTATTTGCTCCAATAAGCTGGGGGTTAACACTCGTATCATTCATTTTAGGCGTTATCTGGCTATGGTTAAGCTTTGTCGGTTATCACAAAATGGAAGGAAAAACATGGGCGAATAAAATGTTTGGTTATTCTTTATTCTTTATGACATTCGAATTTGCCACAGTTATTATTTACTCGACAGTTGCGATATTTATTAGTTAG
- a CDS encoding monooxygenase, translating to MKVLSIFLVTIISLIGVVIFELIDFPVPWMLGPLFAVLLSQFFIKKVALEWPSYFRNIGLVIVGAAIGHSFQFDLFAGMGWLVLFMLINLTLVLLTTIIALGIEKFSHIPLKTAITCTVPGGISQIVTFAEEEKDINLAIVTYFHVIRVISIVMLIPFFVSGHVVKGDNHLGFSISTLLPLGLLIFTCWIFALIGKKLKLPVPFFLTPVFLVLILQLTPFEIAEVPVWLLHIAQLFIGAYIGFLLKPSMLKLGARVITIGIVSALVLLGITLAQGWIVSYFFNYSLPTGFLSTAAGGLDQMSLLATAIGADISAVTVFQMFRLLFIFIIVFPMLKVVCNWIDRRNAQIQDTEVDVSN from the coding sequence TTGAAAGTACTATCAATTTTTTTGGTAACGATCATAAGCCTAATAGGTGTCGTCATCTTCGAATTAATCGATTTTCCAGTTCCTTGGATGCTAGGACCATTGTTTGCAGTGCTACTAAGTCAATTCTTTATTAAAAAAGTTGCATTAGAATGGCCATCTTATTTTCGAAATATCGGACTTGTAATTGTTGGTGCAGCGATAGGGCACTCTTTTCAATTTGATTTGTTTGCTGGAATGGGATGGCTTGTATTATTTATGCTTATAAATCTAACGTTAGTGCTTTTAACAACGATTATTGCATTAGGTATCGAAAAATTTAGCCATATCCCATTGAAAACAGCCATTACTTGTACAGTTCCAGGGGGGATCTCTCAAATTGTAACCTTTGCCGAGGAAGAAAAGGATATCAACCTTGCAATTGTTACGTATTTCCATGTGATAAGGGTAATAAGTATTGTCATGCTTATCCCATTTTTTGTATCAGGTCATGTTGTTAAAGGGGATAATCATCTAGGGTTCAGTATTTCAACACTTCTTCCACTTGGACTACTCATTTTTACTTGTTGGATTTTTGCTTTAATAGGTAAAAAATTAAAATTACCAGTACCTTTCTTTTTAACACCTGTTTTTCTTGTATTAATACTTCAGCTAACACCATTTGAAATAGCTGAAGTACCTGTTTGGTTATTACATATTGCTCAATTGTTTATTGGAGCATATATTGGCTTTTTACTGAAGCCAAGTATGCTGAAGCTTGGAGCAAGAGTAATAACGATTGGAATTGTAAGTGCACTTGTTTTACTCGGTATCACTTTAGCGCAAGGATGGATAGTGAGCTACTTTTTTAATTACTCATTACCGACAGGTTTTTTAAGTACAGCGGCGGGTGGATTAGATCAAATGAGTTTGCTTGCAACCGCAATTGGTGCAGACATTTCAGCTGTTACCGTTTTTCAGATGTTTCGATTATTATTCATTTTCATCATTGTTTTTCCGATGTTAAAAGTTGTCTGTAATTGGATAGATAGGAGAAATGCACAAATACAAGATACAGAAGTAGATGTTAGTAATTAA
- the cheB_1 gene encoding response regulator, whose protein sequence is MGNNLSVLICDDSMLIRKKLRSALEKCKCETIYEAENGVQAVEQAKKHHPDLIFLDIVMPDKDGIEALKEIKANNTEVKVVMASSVGTSDHLKEALANGAYDFIQKPISLETIAQLIEKVMKEEN, encoded by the coding sequence ATGGGGAACAATTTATCAGTACTAATATGTGACGATTCAATGCTAATCCGTAAAAAATTAAGATCCGCTCTAGAAAAATGTAAATGTGAAACAATTTATGAAGCAGAAAATGGCGTACAAGCTGTAGAACAAGCAAAAAAACATCATCCTGATTTAATTTTTTTAGACATTGTCATGCCAGATAAAGATGGTATTGAGGCGTTAAAGGAGATTAAAGCAAATAATACAGAAGTAAAAGTCGTCATGGCTTCTTCTGTTGGGACAAGCGATCATTTAAAAGAAGCCTTAGCTAACGGGGCTTATGACTTCATTCAAAAACCAATCTCCCTTGAAACAATTGCTCAACTAATTGAAAAAGTAATGAAGGAGGAAAACTAA
- a CDS encoding ABC transporter ATP-binding protein, with product MAILTVENLGHSFGDRTLFKDVSFRLVEGDHIGLVGANGVGKSTLMGIITGQIIHDTGRVEWLPGTHYGYLDQHTVLSAGRSMRDVLRDAFLPLYKKEEELNEITEKMAEATPEELEELLEQMADIQDALDAGDFYSLDIKIEEVARGLGLDAIGLERDVAALSGGQRTKVLLAKLLLEKPKVLLLDEPTNYLDEEHITWLSNYLKNYPHAFLLISHDTEFMNGVVDVIFHLEFAKMTRYTATYEKFLELAEINKRQHIDAYEKQQEFIKKQEEFIAKNKARYSTTGRAKSRQKQLERIERIERPETAVKPEFSFKESRASSRFVVEAKELLIGYDKVKPLLPPLSFSIERGEKIALIGMNGVGKSTLLKTMLGKIDALGGEVRRGDFLIPSYFEQEVKAGHITPIDDVWNAFPSMDQHQVRAALARAGLKNEHISRPLNSLSGGEQAKVRLCKLMMEESNWLVFDEPTNHLDVDAKSELKRAMQEYKGTIVLVSHEPEFYEGLATKVWNVQDWFTTGKTDL from the coding sequence ATGGCAATATTAACGGTTGAAAACTTAGGCCATTCTTTTGGGGACCGTACCCTGTTTAAGGATGTTTCGTTTCGTCTTGTAGAAGGCGATCATATCGGGCTTGTTGGTGCAAACGGCGTTGGAAAATCAACTTTAATGGGTATTATCACAGGTCAAATTATTCACGATACTGGACGTGTTGAATGGTTACCTGGTACTCACTATGGTTATTTAGATCAGCATACCGTTCTATCAGCAGGTCGCTCGATGCGTGATGTGTTACGCGATGCTTTCCTTCCCCTCTACAAAAAGGAAGAAGAATTAAACGAAATCACCGAAAAAATGGCAGAGGCCACTCCTGAAGAACTAGAAGAATTATTAGAGCAAATGGCTGACATCCAAGATGCTTTAGATGCAGGAGATTTTTATTCATTAGACATTAAAATTGAAGAGGTTGCTCGTGGACTTGGTTTAGATGCAATCGGTCTAGAACGTGATGTCGCTGCCCTATCTGGTGGCCAACGAACAAAAGTATTACTTGCTAAGCTTTTACTGGAAAAGCCAAAAGTTTTGCTACTTGATGAGCCCACAAACTATTTAGATGAAGAACACATTACTTGGCTATCTAACTATTTGAAAAATTATCCTCATGCATTTTTACTAATCTCGCATGATACCGAATTTATGAATGGTGTTGTAGATGTTATTTTCCATCTAGAATTCGCGAAAATGACTCGTTACACAGCAACTTATGAGAAGTTTTTAGAACTAGCAGAAATAAATAAACGCCAGCACATCGATGCATATGAGAAGCAACAGGAGTTTATTAAAAAGCAAGAAGAGTTTATTGCGAAAAATAAAGCTCGCTACTCTACAACAGGTCGCGCTAAGTCGCGCCAAAAGCAGTTAGAACGTATCGAACGTATCGAACGCCCTGAAACAGCTGTGAAACCTGAATTTAGCTTTAAAGAATCTCGTGCATCAAGCCGTTTTGTCGTAGAAGCAAAAGAATTATTAATTGGTTACGATAAAGTAAAGCCGTTATTACCACCATTATCTTTCTCAATTGAACGCGGAGAAAAGATTGCGTTGATCGGGATGAACGGTGTTGGGAAATCGACTTTACTGAAAACGATGCTTGGAAAAATTGATGCTTTGGGTGGAGAAGTACGACGTGGCGATTTTTTAATCCCCTCTTACTTTGAACAGGAAGTAAAAGCTGGACATATTACACCGATAGATGATGTGTGGAACGCATTTCCAAGTATGGACCAACATCAAGTTCGTGCTGCCCTTGCTCGTGCTGGGTTGAAAAATGAACATATCTCTCGTCCATTAAATTCATTATCTGGGGGCGAGCAAGCAAAAGTCCGTTTATGTAAGCTTATGATGGAAGAGTCAAACTGGCTTGTATTTGACGAACCGACAAACCATTTAGATGTAGACGCAAAAAGCGAATTAAAACGAGCAATGCAAGAATATAAAGGAACAATTGTGCTCGTTTCCCATGAACCTGAGTTTTATGAAGGATTAGCAACAAAGGTTTGGAATGTACAGGATTGGTTTACTACTGGGAAAACAGATTTATAA